The Deinococcus koreensis genome window below encodes:
- the rplN gene encoding 50S ribosomal protein L14 — MIMPQSRLDVADNSGAREIMCIRVLNSGIGGKGLTTGGGGNKRYAHVGDIIVASVKDAAPRGTVKAGDVVKAVVVRTSHAIKRADGSTIRFDKNAAVIINNQGEPRGTRVFGPVARELRDRRFMKIISLAPEVL, encoded by the coding sequence ATGATCATGCCCCAGTCCCGCCTGGACGTGGCGGACAACTCCGGCGCCCGCGAGATCATGTGCATTCGCGTGCTGAACTCCGGCATCGGCGGCAAGGGCCTGACCACCGGGGGCGGCGGCAACAAGCGCTACGCCCACGTGGGTGACATCATCGTCGCCTCGGTCAAGGACGCCGCCCCGCGCGGCACCGTGAAGGCCGGCGACGTCGTCAAGGCCGTGGTCGTGCGCACCAGCCACGCCATCAAGCGCGCCGACGGCAGCACCATCCGTTTCGACAAGAACGCCGCCGTCATCATCAACAATCAGGGCGAGCCGCGTGGCACGCGCGTCTTCGGGCCAGTGGCCCGTGAGCTGCGCGACCGCCGCTTCATGAAGATCATCTCCCTGGCCCCGGAGGTGCTGTAA
- the rpsS gene encoding 30S ribosomal protein S19, with translation MPRSLKKGPFVDDHLLKKVDVQNDSKTKKVIKTWSRRSTIVPEMIGHTIAVHNGKQHIPVFVNEQMIGHKLGEFSPTRSYRGHGSEKSAKGSKKK, from the coding sequence ATGCCCCGTAGCCTGAAGAAAGGGCCGTTCGTGGACGACCACCTCCTGAAGAAGGTGGACGTTCAGAACGACTCGAAGACCAAGAAGGTCATCAAGACCTGGAGCCGCCGCTCCACCATCGTGCCCGAGATGATCGGCCACACCATCGCCGTGCACAACGGCAAGCAGCACATCCCGGTGTTCGTGAACGAGCAGATGATCGGCCACAAGCTCGGTGAGTTCTCGCCCACCCGCTCCTACCGGGGGCACGGTTCCGAGAAGTCCGCCAAGGGGAGCAAGAAGAAATGA
- the rplV gene encoding 50S ribosomal protein L22: protein MTAPAPEQTFRNKKQRKQQVKLRRPGYAVAKYVRISPRKVRLVVDVIRGKSVRDAEDLLRFIPRAASEPVMKVLNSAKHNALHNDEMLEDRLVITAAYVDAGPTLKRLIPRARGTANILKKRTSHITIIVGEREAARRGK, encoded by the coding sequence ATGACCGCTCCAGCCCCTGAACAGACCTTCCGCAACAAGAAGCAGCGCAAGCAGCAGGTCAAGCTGCGCCGTCCCGGCTACGCCGTGGCGAAGTACGTGCGTATCAGCCCCCGCAAGGTGCGCCTGGTGGTCGACGTGATCCGTGGCAAGTCCGTGCGCGACGCCGAAGACCTGCTGCGCTTCATCCCGCGCGCGGCCTCCGAGCCGGTCATGAAGGTGCTCAACAGCGCCAAGCACAACGCGCTGCACAACGACGAGATGCTCGAAGACCGCCTCGTGATCACGGCGGCCTACGTGGACGCCGGTCCGACCCTCAAGCGGCTGATCCCCCGCGCACGTGGCACCGCGAACATCCTCAAGAAGCGCACCAGCCACATCACCATCATCGTGGGCGAGCGCGAAGCTGCCCGCCGGGGGAAATAA
- the rpsC gene encoding 30S ribosomal protein S3, whose amino-acid sequence MGNKINPNGFRLGITRGWNSRWYAGKKQYAGLLREDEKIRNLVNKELAAAGIARIEIERAGQQVNVIISAAKPGIVIGKGGDSIKKLRGDIEKLVSAGTVAVNVAEIPNPNISAPLVALRIAEQIERRFAFRRAMKQAAQRVMESGARGVKVVLSGRLGGAEQARRETVREGRVPLHTLRADIDYGTALARTTYGILGIKVMVFNGEVIGGKTESFARPQRKQDERRPEGGDRPNRRRPTARRRTGGE is encoded by the coding sequence ATGGGCAACAAAATCAACCCGAACGGCTTCCGCCTGGGCATCACCCGGGGCTGGAACAGCCGCTGGTACGCTGGCAAGAAGCAGTACGCCGGCCTGCTGCGCGAGGACGAGAAGATCCGTAACCTCGTGAACAAGGAACTGGCTGCCGCCGGCATCGCGCGTATCGAGATCGAGCGCGCGGGCCAGCAGGTCAACGTGATCATCTCCGCCGCGAAGCCCGGCATCGTGATCGGCAAGGGCGGCGACTCCATCAAGAAGCTGCGCGGCGACATCGAGAAGCTGGTGTCCGCCGGCACGGTGGCCGTGAACGTCGCCGAGATCCCCAACCCGAACATCTCCGCGCCGCTGGTGGCGCTGCGGATCGCCGAGCAGATCGAGCGCCGCTTCGCCTTCCGCCGCGCCATGAAGCAGGCCGCCCAGCGCGTCATGGAGTCCGGCGCGCGCGGCGTCAAGGTCGTGCTCTCGGGCCGCCTGGGCGGGGCCGAGCAGGCCCGCCGCGAGACCGTGCGCGAGGGCCGCGTGCCGCTGCACACCCTGCGCGCCGACATCGACTACGGCACCGCGCTGGCCCGCACCACCTACGGCATCCTGGGCATCAAGGTCATGGTGTTCAACGGTGAGGTCATCGGCGGCAAGACCGAGTCCTTCGCCCGCCCCCAGCGCAAGCAGGACGAGCGCCGCCCCGAAGGTGGCGACCGCCCCAACCGTCGCCGGCCCACTGCCCGCCGGCGCACCGGAGGTGAATGA
- the rpsJ gene encoding 30S ribosomal protein S10: MVAPKIRIKLRGFDHKALDQSASKIVDTVRRTGADVSGPVPLPTRIRRFCVLRSPFVNKDSREHFEIRTHNRLVDIMNPTKKTIDSLMTLDLPTGVDIEIKTVGGRA, translated from the coding sequence ATGGTTGCCCCCAAGATCCGTATCAAACTGCGTGGCTTTGACCACAAGGCGCTGGATCAGTCCGCGAGCAAGATCGTGGACACCGTCCGGCGCACCGGCGCGGACGTGAGCGGCCCCGTGCCCCTCCCGACCCGCATCCGCCGCTTCTGCGTGCTGCGTTCGCCCTTCGTGAACAAGGACAGCCGCGAGCACTTCGAGATCCGCACCCACAACCGTCTGGTGGACATCATGAACCCCACCAAGAAGACCATCGACTCCCTCATGACCCTCGACCTGCCCACCGGTGTGGACATCGAGATCAAGACCGTGGGGGGCCGCGCATGA
- the rplD gene encoding 50S ribosomal protein L4, with product MAQIDVIGVNGGRKIDVELPEVNKNILHDVVTWQLASRRRGTASTKTRAQVSRGGKKMYSQKGTGNARHGDRSVPTFVGGGVAFGPKPRSYGYTLPRQVRQLGLAMALAARQDEGKLVAVDGFDLDGKTKNFIAWAGQNGMDGTEKVLLVTDDLAARRAARNIPWISVMAVAGVNVYDILRHDRLVIDAAALEMSDEDTQASSEEAGA from the coding sequence ATGGCGCAGATTGACGTCATCGGCGTGAACGGCGGTCGCAAGATCGACGTGGAACTGCCGGAAGTAAACAAGAACATCCTGCACGACGTCGTGACCTGGCAGCTGGCCAGCCGCCGCCGGGGCACCGCGAGCACCAAGACCCGCGCGCAGGTCAGCCGGGGCGGCAAGAAGATGTACTCCCAGAAGGGCACCGGCAACGCGCGTCACGGCGACCGCTCCGTCCCGACCTTCGTGGGCGGCGGCGTGGCCTTCGGGCCCAAGCCCCGCTCCTACGGCTACACCCTGCCCCGGCAGGTGCGTCAGCTGGGTCTGGCGATGGCCCTCGCGGCCCGTCAGGACGAAGGCAAGCTGGTCGCGGTCGACGGCTTCGACCTCGACGGCAAGACCAAGAACTTTATCGCCTGGGCCGGCCAGAACGGCATGGACGGCACGGAAAAGGTGCTGCTGGTGACCGATGACCTGGCCGCCCGCCGCGCCGCGCGCAACATCCCCTGGATCAGCGTGATGGCCGTCGCCGGCGTCAACGTCTACGACATCCTGCGCCACGACCGTCTGGTGATCGACGCCGCCGCGCTGGAAATGAGCGACGAGGACACCCAGGCCAGCAGCGAGGAGGCCGGAGCATGA
- the tuf gene encoding elongation factor Tu translates to MAKGTFERTKPHVNVGTIGHVDHGKTTLTAAITFTAAAADPTIETMDYSQIDKAPEEKARGITINTAHVEYQTSGRHYSHVDCPGHADYVKNMITGAAQMDGAILVVSSADGPMPQTREHILLARQVGVPYIVVFMNKVDMVDDEELLELVEMEVRELLSKYEFPGDDLPVVKGSALQALEVLQKNPKTQRGSDKWVDYIWELLDAVDSYIPTPERDTDKQFLMPVEDVFTITGRGTVATGRVERGVVKVQDEVEIVGLRDTRKTTVTGIEMHRKLLDSGMAGDNVGVLLRGVARDDVERGQVLAKPGSIKPHTKFEASVYVLSKDEGGRHSAFFGGYRPQFYFRTTDVTGVVELPEGVEMVMPGDNITFIVELIKPIAMEEGLRFAIREGGRTVGAGVVAKVLE, encoded by the coding sequence ATGGCGAAAGGAACGTTCGAGCGCACCAAGCCCCACGTGAACGTGGGCACCATCGGCCACGTCGACCACGGCAAGACCACCCTGACGGCCGCCATCACCTTCACGGCCGCCGCGGCCGACCCGACCATCGAGACGATGGACTACAGCCAGATCGACAAGGCCCCGGAAGAAAAGGCCCGCGGCATCACCATCAACACCGCCCACGTCGAGTACCAGACCTCGGGCCGGCACTACTCGCACGTCGACTGCCCCGGCCACGCCGACTACGTCAAGAACATGATCACGGGCGCCGCGCAGATGGACGGCGCGATCCTGGTGGTCTCCTCGGCCGACGGCCCCATGCCCCAGACCCGCGAGCACATCCTGCTGGCCCGTCAGGTGGGCGTGCCCTACATCGTGGTGTTCATGAACAAGGTCGACATGGTCGACGACGAGGAACTGCTGGAGCTCGTCGAGATGGAAGTGCGCGAGCTCTTGAGCAAGTACGAGTTCCCCGGCGATGACCTCCCCGTGGTCAAGGGCTCGGCCCTGCAGGCGCTGGAAGTGCTGCAGAAGAACCCCAAGACCCAGCGCGGCTCGGACAAGTGGGTCGACTACATCTGGGAACTGCTGGACGCCGTGGACTCCTACATCCCCACCCCCGAGCGCGACACGGACAAGCAGTTCCTGATGCCGGTCGAAGACGTCTTCACCATCACCGGGCGCGGCACCGTGGCGACCGGTCGCGTGGAGCGTGGCGTGGTGAAGGTGCAGGACGAAGTGGAGATCGTGGGGCTGCGCGACACGCGCAAGACCACCGTGACCGGCATCGAGATGCACCGCAAGCTGCTGGACTCGGGCATGGCGGGCGACAACGTGGGCGTGCTGCTGCGCGGCGTGGCGCGCGATGACGTGGAGCGCGGGCAGGTGCTGGCCAAGCCGGGCAGCATCAAGCCGCACACCAAGTTCGAGGCGAGCGTGTACGTGCTCTCGAAGGACGAGGGTGGACGGCACTCGGCGTTCTTCGGGGGGTACCGGCCGCAGTTCTACTTCCGCACGACGGACGTGACGGGCGTGGTGGAACTGCCCGAGGGCGTGGAGATGGTCATGCCCGGGGACAACATCACCTTCATCGTCGAACTGATCAAGCCCATCGCCATGGAAGAAGGCCTGCGCTTCGCCATCCGTGAAGGCGGCCGCACCGTCGGCGCCGGCGTCGTCGCCAAGGTTCTGGAGTAA
- the rplB gene encoding 50S ribosomal protein L2: MAVKKYRPYTPSRRQMTTADFSGLTKKRPEKALTEALPKTGGRNNRGRITSRFIGGGHKRLYRVIDFKRRDKAGVPAKVAAIEYDPNRSARIALLHYADGEKRYILAPEGLVVGATVNAGPEAEPKLGNALPLRFVPVGAVVHAVELIPMKGAQLARSAGTSIQVQGKESDYVILRLPSGELRRIHSECYATLGTVGNAEHKNIVLGKAGRSRWLGKKPHQRGSAMNPVDHPHGGGEGRTGAGRVPVSPWGQPSKGLKTRKKRKVSDRFIITRRGGK; the protein is encoded by the coding sequence ATGGCCGTCAAGAAATACCGTCCCTATACGCCGTCACGTCGCCAGATGACGACGGCGGACTTCAGCGGACTGACCAAGAAGCGACCTGAGAAGGCGCTCACCGAAGCCCTGCCCAAGACCGGCGGACGCAACAACCGCGGCCGCATCACCAGCCGCTTCATCGGCGGCGGGCACAAGCGGCTGTACCGCGTCATCGACTTCAAGCGCCGCGACAAGGCGGGCGTGCCGGCCAAGGTCGCCGCGATCGAGTACGATCCCAACCGCTCCGCGCGCATCGCCCTGCTGCACTACGCCGACGGCGAGAAGCGCTACATCCTGGCTCCTGAAGGGCTCGTGGTGGGCGCGACCGTGAACGCCGGCCCGGAGGCCGAGCCCAAGCTGGGCAACGCCCTGCCGCTGCGCTTCGTGCCGGTGGGCGCCGTGGTGCACGCGGTCGAACTGATCCCCATGAAGGGCGCTCAGCTGGCCCGCTCGGCCGGCACCTCGATCCAGGTGCAGGGCAAGGAAAGCGATTACGTGATCCTGCGCCTGCCCAGCGGCGAGCTGCGCCGCATCCACTCGGAGTGCTACGCCACCCTGGGCACCGTGGGCAACGCCGAGCACAAGAACATCGTGCTGGGTAAGGCCGGCCGCTCGCGCTGGCTGGGCAAGAAGCCGCATCAGCGTGGCTCGGCCATGAACCCGGTGGATCACCCGCACGGCGGTGGTGAAGGCCGCACCGGCGCTGGCCGCGTGCCCGTCTCGCCCTGGGGTCAGCCCAGTAAGGGTCTCAAGACCCGCAAGAAGCGCAAGGTCTCCGACCGGTTCATCATCACCCGCCGCGGCGGGAAGTAA
- the rplC gene encoding 50S ribosomal protein L3 — MKGILGTKIGMTQIWKGDRAVPVTVVLAGPCPVVQRKTAQTDGYEAVQIGYAFKTERSVNKPTAGHFKKAGVTPVRFLREFRDFTPDGDTVNVDIFAEGEKIDATGTSKGKGFQGVMKRWNFKGGPASHGSKKWHRRPGSIGQRKTPGRVYKGKRMAGHMGMDRITVQNLEIVEIRAGENLILVKGAIPGANGGLVVLRGASKGGK, encoded by the coding sequence ATGAAAGGCATCCTCGGCACCAAGATCGGCATGACGCAGATCTGGAAGGGCGACCGCGCCGTTCCGGTGACCGTCGTGCTGGCCGGCCCGTGCCCCGTCGTACAGCGCAAGACCGCGCAGACGGATGGCTACGAGGCTGTGCAGATCGGCTACGCGTTCAAGACCGAGCGCAGCGTCAACAAGCCCACCGCCGGGCACTTCAAGAAGGCCGGCGTGACCCCCGTGCGCTTCCTGCGCGAGTTCCGCGATTTCACCCCCGACGGTGACACCGTGAATGTGGACATCTTCGCCGAGGGCGAGAAGATCGACGCGACCGGCACCTCCAAGGGCAAGGGCTTCCAGGGCGTCATGAAGCGCTGGAACTTCAAGGGCGGCCCGGCCAGCCACGGTTCCAAGAAGTGGCACCGCCGTCCCGGCTCCATCGGCCAGCGCAAGACGCCCGGCCGCGTGTACAAGGGCAAGCGCATGGCCGGTCACATGGGGATGGACCGCATCACCGTGCAGAACCTGGAGATCGTGGAGATCCGCGCGGGCGAGAACCTGATTCTCGTCAAGGGCGCGATCCCTGGCGCCAACGGCGGACTCGTCGTGCTGCGCGGCGCGTCCAAGGGAGGCAAGTAA
- the rplP gene encoding 50S ribosomal protein L16 produces the protein MLLPKRTKFRKQHRGRMTGDAKGGDYVAFGDYGLIAVEPAWIKSNQIEACRIVMSRHFRRGGKIYIRIFPDKPVTKKPAETRMGKGKGAVEFWVSVVKPGRVMFEVSGVTEEQAKEAFRLAGHKLPIQTKMVKREVYDEAQ, from the coding sequence ATGCTTCTCCCGAAGCGCACCAAGTTCCGTAAACAGCACCGTGGCCGGATGACCGGCGACGCCAAGGGCGGCGATTACGTGGCCTTCGGCGACTACGGTCTGATCGCCGTGGAGCCCGCCTGGATCAAGAGCAACCAGATCGAGGCCTGCCGCATCGTCATGAGCCGTCACTTCCGCCGTGGGGGCAAGATCTACATCCGCATCTTCCCCGACAAGCCCGTGACGAAGAAGCCCGCCGAAACCCGAATGGGGAAAGGGAAGGGCGCCGTGGAGTTCTGGGTCAGCGTGGTCAAGCCCGGCCGCGTGATGTTCGAAGTCTCTGGCGTGACCGAGGAGCAGGCCAAGGAAGCCTTCCGCCTGGCCGGTCACAAGCTGCCCATCCAGACCAAGATGGTCAAGCGCGAGGTCTACGATGAAGCCCAGTGA
- the rpsQ gene encoding 30S ribosomal protein S17, with translation MKKTFTGVVVSDKADKTVSVKVERRFAHPLYGKIVTRSHKYAAHDEKNEYKIGDRVEIIAVRPISKTKTWKVTKLIERPRGIETTAVETEGGQA, from the coding sequence ATGAAGAAGACCTTTACCGGCGTCGTCGTCAGCGACAAGGCCGATAAGACCGTGAGCGTCAAGGTGGAGCGCCGCTTCGCCCACCCGCTGTACGGCAAGATCGTGACCCGCAGCCACAAGTACGCGGCCCACGACGAGAAGAATGAATACAAGATCGGTGACCGCGTCGAGATCATCGCCGTGCGCCCGATCTCCAAGACCAAGACCTGGAAGGTCACCAAGCTGATCGAGCGCCCCCGCGGCATCGAGACCACCGCCGTCGAGACGGAAGGGGGCCAGGCATGA
- a CDS encoding AAA family ATPase, with protein MSTLILLCGLPGSGKTTCARRLEAQGAVRLASDDWMVPLFGQHMERAVFDARLAVVRELQWAVAAQILRAGLDVVLDEGFWRRAERDGVRAQASALGVEVRLLYFDVPLPELRQRLQRRNAALAPGTFEIDDAALDLFLTRFEPPGADEGAVTVAGTAVPVPEN; from the coding sequence GTGAGCACCCTGATCCTGCTCTGCGGCCTGCCCGGCAGCGGCAAGACCACCTGTGCCCGGCGCCTGGAAGCCCAGGGCGCCGTTCGCCTGGCGTCCGACGACTGGATGGTGCCGCTGTTTGGACAGCACATGGAGCGGGCGGTCTTCGATGCCCGGTTGGCGGTGGTGCGCGAACTGCAGTGGGCGGTGGCCGCCCAGATCCTGCGGGCTGGTTTGGACGTGGTGCTGGACGAGGGCTTCTGGCGCCGCGCCGAGCGGGATGGGGTTCGCGCTCAGGCCTCGGCGCTTGGGGTCGAAGTCCGGCTGCTCTATTTCGATGTGCCCCTGCCCGAGCTTCGCCAGCGGCTCCAGCGCCGCAATGCCGCTCTGGCTCCAGGCACCTTCGAGATCGACGACGCGGCGCTGGATCTGTTCCTGACCCGTTTCGAGCCGCCCGGCGCCGATGAAGGGGCTGTCACGGTGGCGGGGACGGCCGTGCCTGTACCTGAAAACTGA
- the rpmC gene encoding 50S ribosomal protein L29 — MKPSEMRELKAEDFAKEIDARKKELMELRFQAAVGTLAQPHRVTILRREVAQLHTIRTELAKGEQA, encoded by the coding sequence ATGAAGCCCAGTGAAATGCGTGAACTGAAGGCGGAGGATTTCGCCAAGGAAATCGACGCCCGCAAGAAGGAACTGATGGAGCTGCGCTTCCAGGCGGCCGTGGGCACCCTGGCCCAGCCGCACCGCGTGACCATTCTGCGCCGCGAAGTCGCTCAGCTCCACACCATCCGGACGGAGCTGGCCAAGGGAGAGCAGGCATGA
- a CDS encoding 50S ribosomal protein L23 — MSHYDILQAPVVSEKAYAGMERGVYSFWVSPKATKTDIKDAIQKAFGVKVIGISTMNVPGKRKRVGKFIGQRNDRKKAIVRLAEGQSIAALEGQA; from the coding sequence ATGAGCCACTACGACATTCTTCAGGCCCCGGTGGTCAGCGAGAAGGCCTACGCCGGCATGGAACGCGGCGTGTACTCCTTCTGGGTCAGCCCCAAGGCGACCAAGACGGACATCAAGGACGCCATCCAGAAAGCCTTCGGTGTGAAGGTCATCGGGATCAGCACCATGAACGTGCCGGGCAAGCGCAAGCGCGTGGGCAAGTTCATCGGTCAGCGCAACGACCGCAAGAAGGCCATCGTGCGCCTCGCCGAAGGTCAGAGCATCGCGGCCCTTGAAGGCCAGGCCTAA